One segment of Daphnia magna isolate NIES linkage group LG2, ASM2063170v1.1, whole genome shotgun sequence DNA contains the following:
- the LOC116917197 gene encoding otolith matrix protein OMM-64, with protein sequence MGKKRALKASKEKVVVEKTVVFKCNKKRKRFSQPLKESNKPSTVRDRKNSLTKLLKALEAFSGVNAMLFLHSPNWKKSSVRIRVYGKLGRKLKKTPAFKLIQKTFYKEVSLFNKTRPAPAADKNALYVHTEDEPDQVEDETLAEDEKVLDDALQAMPSYRGEHLNDDIPSEFESDDDEGDKSDEDLIYMSDEDDDEVVATTSILTPVNTKSEKNPMVILPGLNALTTLLNLATVATSTSPAPITTSSTHTPVTVSSSLASKVKSSPAHTPVATSSSLDSKAITPSCLETATKKMEEETMKKRELLNKKRREKYQASDKFKHGSRTIYASDDDERPLKKTKTSHDKSVSNCRDEIGSASPSTDLSNASNTNEKPDEVSVAKRLEAEWQ encoded by the exons ATGGGGAAAAAACGAGCTCTTAAAGCGTCAAAGGAAAAGGTGGTTGTAGAAAAAACGGTTGTATTTAAATGTAacaaaaaacgtaaaagattCAGCCAACCTTTGAAAGAATCGAACAAACCATCAACCGTACGAGACCGTAAAAATTCCCTTACAAAACTG TTGAAAGCCCTTGAAGCATTTAGTGGAGTCAATGCAATGCTGTTCCTTCACTCACCAAATTGGAAAAAGTCCTCAGTAAGAATCCGAGTTTATGGGAAACTAGGAAGAAAACTGAAGAAGACTCCAGCCTTTAAATTAATCCAAAAGACTTTTTACAAAGAAGTTTCCTTATTCAATAAGACTCGTCCTGCTCCGGCTGCAGATAAAAATGCTCTTTATGTACACACAGAGGATGAACCAGATCAAGTTGAAGATGAAACACTTGCTGAAGATGAAAAAGTTCTTGATGATG ctcTGCAGGCTATGCCTAGCTACAGAGGTGAACATCTAAATGATGACATACCTAGTGAGTTTGaaagtgatgatgatgaaggtGACAAATCAGATGAAGACCTTATCTACATGTCAGATGAAGATGACGACGAAGTTGTTGCCACAACGTCTATTCTCACTCCAGTGAACACCAAGTCTGAGAAGAATCCTATGGTTATCTTGCCTGGATTAAATGCTTTGACCACCTTGCTTAATCTCGCAACGGTTGCTACCTCGACTAGTCCCGCTCCAATTACTACCTCTTCTACTCACACTCCTGTTACTGTCTCGTCTTCTCTCGCCTCAAAGGTCAAATCGTCACCAGCCCATACTCCTGTTGCCACCTCTTCTAGTCTCGATTCTAAGGCTATCACACCAAGTTGTCTTGAAACCGCAacgaagaaaatggaagaagaaacaatgaaaaaaagggaactattaaataaaaaaagaagagaaaagtaTCAAGCCAGCGATAAATTCAAACATGGCAGCCGAACAATATATGCCAGCGATGATGATGAACGTCCGTTGAAAAAGACCAAAACGAGCCATGATAAAAGCGTATCGAATTGTAGGGACGAAATTGGCAGTGCAAGCCCTTCAACAG ATTTATCTAATGCTTCCAATACAAATGAAAAGCCCGATGAAGTAAGTGTGGCAAAGCGGCTTGAGGCAGAGTGGCAGTGA